Proteins from one Candidatus Neomarinimicrobiota bacterium genomic window:
- a CDS encoding LacI family transcriptional regulator: MANTTISDVAKRAGVSTATVSNVINNKPGVTQITRDTVIEAMNELNYRPRGTARNLKRERSFPCIGVVVKELDNPYYTDVVSGIRQYAKSKGYTVFVTSSEGNFRQEKVIIDQLTNKDVNGVIIAPSLSDPDAEFSHLFQLQSLNYPFVLLEKVQGIHASVVDIDHVSSTKSAVKYLIDSGHSKIIHFSGPEYTSHTMDRIRGVREAYSESSLVFQEDKVLVSSGSRLEGGYETAMSYFRDLPTDEYPTAIVCYNDLIALGAIAALTELGIDVPGDVSVIGDDDIEFAKRFPIPLTTIHTPKIELGQKAAELLIDAIEASEQLPPQKLLLRPELIVRKSTRKLVSD; this comes from the coding sequence ATGGCCAACACAACGATAAGCGACGTCGCCAAGCGTGCCGGAGTATCTACAGCGACGGTTTCCAATGTTATTAATAATAAACCGGGCGTAACTCAGATTACCCGTGATACGGTTATTGAGGCGATGAACGAATTAAACTATCGCCCACGGGGCACAGCCAGAAACCTGAAACGCGAACGCTCGTTCCCCTGCATTGGTGTGGTAGTTAAAGAGCTGGATAACCCGTATTATACCGATGTCGTCTCTGGCATCCGTCAATATGCCAAATCCAAGGGTTATACAGTATTCGTCACCAGTTCCGAGGGAAATTTCCGGCAGGAAAAGGTTATCATCGATCAGCTGACGAACAAAGACGTGAACGGAGTGATTATTGCGCCGTCACTGAGCGATCCTGATGCAGAATTTTCCCACCTGTTCCAGCTCCAGAGCTTGAATTATCCTTTTGTTCTCCTGGAAAAAGTGCAGGGAATCCATGCTTCGGTCGTAGATATCGATCACGTGTCTTCAACTAAAAGTGCAGTAAAATATCTTATCGACTCCGGCCACTCGAAAATCATCCACTTTTCCGGGCCGGAATATACTTCGCACACTATGGATCGAATTCGTGGCGTTCGTGAAGCTTACAGCGAAAGTTCTCTCGTCTTCCAGGAGGATAAGGTGCTCGTCTCCTCGGGCTCCCGGCTGGAGGGCGGATACGAAACCGCCATGTCCTACTTCCGGGATCTTCCTACCGATGAATATCCCACGGCCATCGTATGTTATAACGACCTTATCGCATTGGGGGCTATTGCTGCATTGACTGAATTAGGCATCGACGTTCCAGGAGACGTATCCGTGATCGGCGATGATGATATTGAATTTGCCAAACGGTTCCCAATTCCACTTACGACGATCCATACGCCCAAGATAGAATTGGGCCAAAAAGCCGCGGAATTACTCATTGATGCAATCGAGGCGTCCGAACAACTGCCCCCGCAGAAATTATTGCTGCGTCCGGAATTAATAGTGCGAAAATCTACAAGAAAGTTGGTTTCGGACTAA